Proteins from a genomic interval of Pecten maximus chromosome 13, xPecMax1.1, whole genome shotgun sequence:
- the LOC117340497 gene encoding uncharacterized protein LOC117340497, giving the protein MENWLKYGKLGVKHPSSPDPRNVAEADPDLAVVFTKCNEEVSNTYINTTNVHTPKKRKRGDYGSYSPEQRAKMAKYTIDNGPAKAAKHFTKILGRPINESTLRSIKNNT; this is encoded by the coding sequence ATGGAGAATTGGTTGAAATACGGGAAACTTGGAGTGAAACATCCATCATCTCCTGATCCACGCAATGTTGCAGAGGCCGATCCCGATCTTGCAGTCGTTTTTACGAAATGTAACGAGGAAGTCtcaaatacatacataaatacaacaaatgttcataCCCCAAAGAAGAGAAAACGAGGGGATTACGGAAGCTATTCGCCGGAACAAAGGGCAAAAATGGCGAAATATACAATAGACAATGGGCCAGCAAAAGCTGCCAAGCATTTCACCAAAATCCTTGGTCGTCCAATCAACGAATCTACATTAAGAAGCAtaaaaaacaacacataa
- the LOC117340498 gene encoding ATP-dependent DNA helicase tlh1-like: MGSGIFQNFQWLLDLLLNKGSSCPRIIVFFRQIRHLAEVFEFHQIHLQEKQYAMKDNQVNSYRNRIFSMFHLTTCDKIKAEVCSSFRDENGLIRVVLCSTSFSMGLDVKCVNTDTYGPSNDTDNYLQESGRAGRDPDIDCNAVLMKHRYSMNIVNISSSMKQYVTTVTCRRKRLMSPFVTEDSDLTVEPLHKCCDNCTRLCRCQCSCSDKCSCVGPVCNGEESSILKAIRLSMTKPQSDEDSNDSDEELEELYKRKPQIVSDSEDSV; this comes from the coding sequence ATGGGTAGCGGCATTTTTCAGAACTTTCAATGGCTGCTTGATCTTCTGTTAAACAAAGGAAGCTCCTGTCCACGTATAATAGTTTTCTTTCGACAGATCAGACATCTTGCTGAAGTGTTTGAGTTCCATCAAATCCATTTGCAGGAAAAACAATACGCCATGAAAGACAATCAGGTAAACAGCTATAGAAACAGAATATTTTCAATGTTCCATTTGACAACCTGCGACAAAATTAAAGCAGAAGTGTGTTCATCCTTCAGAGATGAGAATGGACTGATTCGAGTTGTTCTCTGTTCAACATCTTTCAGCATGGGACTTGATGTAAAATGTGTCAACACTGATACATATGGCCCATCAAATGACACCGACAACTACCTTCAAGAGTCGGGCCGGGCTGGCCGGGATCCAGACATAGATTGCAATGCAGTTCTGATGAAACACAGATACAGCATGAACATTGTTAATATAAGTTCATCAATGAAACAGTATGTGACTACTGTTACCTGTCGAAGAAAACGGTTGATGTCACCATTTGTAACTGAAGATTCAGACCTGACTGTGGAGCCACTTCACAAATGCTGTGACAATTGCACACGCCTATGTAGATGTCAATGTAGTTGTTCTGACAAATGTTCATGTGTTGGTCCTGTATGTAATGGTGAGGAGTCTAGTATTCTAAAGGCTATTCGGCTATCAATGACCAAACCTCAGTCTGATGAAGATTCCAATGATAGTGATGAGGAGTTAGAGGAACTGTACAAGAGAAAGCCCCAAATAGTTTCTGACTCTGAGGATTCTGTTTAA